One window from the genome of Pieris napi chromosome 12, ilPieNapi1.2, whole genome shotgun sequence encodes:
- the LOC125054309 gene encoding uncharacterized protein LOC125054309 has protein sequence MDAANTHNQNYWFVVRDDHRNVIFSSNNFTIQNPQSQEARFIVDAGVHSENRQYVQVQDNIPPVLQEETPKEIKETVSVRDDIFWDRNKVQLLLTLCLQNGYNPSTIEQIEWTEIAALLGTTPEECDKKFRGLRRIYLRLMKKKNLGKDIKWKYFNICEEFFKDCKLSFTVLEPWEDSKIRQLLSIYIENINKFRDPNYLHKDVWKEIASRLETTEYNCYHKFKSLKRTYLNWLQRSRETGKLIKWTYHQYFERIYYNYNPDLGPWDRNKIRLLINAYAEIAHMFKNPKYQKKELWREISRKVGESPSSCDRKFRNLKQTYLRLKMRVDTGRSVTKWKYYKEFSTIFENEAYSVTNDGQQIVYRVGEQDYVKELLNFYLDNKEKFWDPLVKKKPLWRTIASKIGLTAGECDKKFRNLKQTYLRMAERKQLSGKSSTWPYYSYFEKIYDQPKLIKKECKHACMDNVTLKEITSIVKDVHEIKGKDKFERLVKVIEDSNNIQRERNRILQALLDRK, from the exons ATGGACGCGGCTAATACACACAACCAAAACTATTGGTTTGTAGTTCGTGATGACcatagaaatgttatattttcgAGTAATAATTTTACCATCCAAAATCCACAAA GCCAAGAGGCGAGGTTTATAGTGGATGCAGGTGTACATAGTGAAAATAGACAATATGTACAAGTACAAGACAATATACCTCCAGTTCTTCAGGAAGAAACTCCtaaagaaattaaagaaacagttTCCGTAAGAGATGATATCTTTTGGGACagaaataaagttcagttaCTTTTAACCCTCTGtcttcaaaatggatacaacCCCTCAACTATAGAGCAGATTGAGTGGACGGAGATAGCTGCCTTATTGGGAACTACTCCAGAAGAATGTGATAAGAAGTTCAGAGGCCTCCGACGAATCTATCTTAGattaatgaaaaagaaaaatttaggCAAAGATATTAaatggaaatattttaatatttgtgaagagttttttaaagattgtaaactgtcatTTACTGTATTAGAACCATGGGAAGATTCTAAAATTAGACAATTGTTAAGTATCTACAttgaaaatatcaataaatttagAGACCCAAATTACTTACATAAAGATGTCTGGAAAGAAATTGCTTCTCGGTTAGAAACAACAGaatataattgttatcataaattcaaaagtttaaaaagaaCTTATTTAAACTGGCTTCAAAGAAGTAGGGAAACAggaaagttaattaaatggACTTATCATCAGTATTTTGAAAggatatattacaattataaccCAGATTTGGGGCCATGGGATAGAAACAAAATAAGGTTACTTATTAATGCATATGCAGAAATTGCACACATGTTCAAGAATCCTAAATATCAAAAGAAAGAGTTGTGGAGGGAAATTTCAAGAAAAGTGGGTGAAAGTCCGAGCAGTTGTGACAGAAAGTTTAGaaacttaaaacaaacatatttaaGGCTCAAAATGAGGGTTGATACTGGTAGATCAGTTACAAAATGGAAGTACTATAAAGAATTCTcaacaatttttgaaaatgaagcATATTCTGTTACCAACGATGGTCAGCAAATTGTATACAGGGTAGGTGAGCAGGATTATGTAAAAGAACTTCTCAACTTTTATCTCGATAATAAGGAAAAGTTTTGGGATCCTCTGGTAAAAAAAAAGCCTCTATGGAGAACTATAGCATCAAAAATAGGTTTAACTGCTGGAGaatgtgataaaaaatttagaaatctAAAACAAACTTATTTACGAATGGCTGAAAGAAAGCAACTCAGTGGAAAAAGTAGCACATGGCCATACTATTCATACTTTGAAAAAATTTATGATCaaccaaaattaattaagaaagaATGCAAACATGCATGTATGGATaatgttacactaaaagaAATTACCAGTATTGTGAAAGATGTTCATGAAATAAAAGGGAAAGATAAATTTGAGCGACTAGTTAAGGTTATAGAGGattcaaataatattcagAGAGAAAGGAACCGAATCTTACAAGCACTACTGGATAGGAAATAA